A single window of Pogoniulus pusillus isolate bPogPus1 chromosome 11, bPogPus1.pri, whole genome shotgun sequence DNA harbors:
- the PSMD12 gene encoding 26S proteasome non-ATPase regulatory subunit 12, with amino-acid sequence MAEGGAERADGRIVKMEVDYSATVDQRLPECERLAQEGRLQEVIENLLSLEKQTRTASDMVSTSRILVAIVKMCYEAKDWDALNENIILLSKRRSQLKQAVAKMVQQCCTYVEEITDLPVKLRLIDTLRMVTEGKIYVEIERARLTKTLATIKEQNGEVKEAASILQELQVETYGSMEKKERVEFILEQMRLCLAVKDYIRTQIISKKINTKFFQEENTEKLKLKYYNLMIQLDQHEGSYLSICKHYRAIYDTPCIQAESEKWQQALKSVVLYVILSPYDNEQSDLVHRISSDKKLEEIPKYKDLLKLFTTMELMRWTALVEEYGKELREGSLDSPATDVFGCTEEGEKRWKDLKNRVVEHNIRIMAKYYTRITMKRMAQLLDLSVDESEEFLSNLVVNKTIFAKVDRLAGIINFQRPKDPNNILNDWSHKLNSLMALVNKTTHLIAKEEMIHNLQ; translated from the exons GAAGGAAGATTGCAAGAAGTAATTGAAAACCTTCTCTCCTTGGAAAAACAAACACGGACA GCATCTGACATGGTCTCCACATCTCGTATCTTAGTGGCTATAGTGAAAATGTGTTATGAAGCTAAAGACTGGGATGCTCTTAATGAAAATATTATTCTTCTATCAAAGAGAAGAAGCCAGTTAAAACAG GCAGTTGCTAAAATggtccagcagtgctgcacttaTGTGGAAGAGATCACAGACTTGCCAGTCAAACTGCGCTTAATTGACACCTTGCGTATGGTTACAGAAGGAAAA ATATATGTGGAAATCGAACGTGCTCGCCTGACAAAGACACTTGCAACAATAAAAGAACAGAATGGTGAAGTGAAAGAGGCTGCCTCtatcctgcaggagctgcag GTGGAAACTTATGgctcaatggaaaaaaaagaacgaGTAGAATTTATCTTGGAGCAGATGAGACTCTGTCTAGCTGTGAAAGACTATATTCGGACTCAAATTATCAGCAAAAAAATCAATACAAAATTTtttcaagaagaaaacacagaa AAACTAAAGTTGAAATACTACAACTTAATGATCCAGCTGGATCAACATGAAGGCTCCTACCTCTCCATCTGTAAGCACTACAGAGCCATTTATGATACTCCATGTATCCAGGCTGAAAGTGAAAAGTGGCAGcag GCACTGAAGAGCGTTGTTCTTTATGTTATTCTTTCACCGTATGACAATGAACAATCTGATTTGGTGCACAGAATTAGCAGTGACAAAAAGCTAGAAGAAATCCCCAAGTATAA AGACCTCCTAAAACTGTTCACCACCATGGAACTGATGCGATGGACCGCCCTGGTTGAAGAATATGGGAAAGAATTAAGAGAAGGATCCCTTGATAGTCCTGCCACAGATGTCTTTGGCTGTACAGAGGAAGGTGAAAAGAGATGGAAAGATTTAAAGAATAGAGTGGTGGAACAT AATATTAGAATAATGGCTAAATATTATACCAGAATTACAATGAAGAGAATGGCACAGCTCCTGGATCTGTCTGTTGAT GAATCGGAGGAGTTCCTGTCTAACCTAGTAGTTAATAAGACCATCTTTGCTAAAGTAGACAGGCTGGCAGGAATTATCAACTTTCAGAGGCCTAAGGACCCAAACAATATACTCAATGACTGGTCTCACAAGCTCAACTCGCTGATGGCCCTAGTTAACAAAACCACACATCTCATTGCCAAAGAGGAGATGATACATAACCTGCAGTAA